CCTTGAACTCGCGCGAGAGCACGTGCAAGACCTCTTGGTCAGCGGGTATGCGCACATTTTGCGCCGTGTCGATTACCCTGAAAACGTCGGCGTGCGTGATAATGCGGTCGCGCCCGGTGATCGTTACCATGCCGCTGTGGTTTGCACCATGCACGTTCTTGCCTGAAATATTGATTATAACTTCATCGATGTCTAGCGCCGACATGAGTTCGGCTTCTTCAATTGCGTCGCGAATTGCCTTAACCGTGAGTTCGATGTTCGTGACCGACCCCGATTTTACGCCGCGCGATTCAACCACACCGAGGCCAATGACCTCGACCTCTTCGGCAGACTGTACACGCGCGACGATTGCGACTGTTTTGCTCGAACCCAGATCGAGCGCTGCGATGATGCGACCGCCCGAGATACCCGAATCGTAACTCACGTGCCTGCCTCTGCGGTGGTTTTGGCCTGTTTCATTTCTCTTATAATGGCGCTGTTCTCTTGCAGGTCAACCAGCGTCACAGAACGCGGCAGTTTTGCCTCGAGATAAGCGTACACGGCCCAGAGTCGCCTCAGCGTCTCTTCAGAAAAGCGCCCTTCATAAACGACGCATGACCTTATACCCGCCGAATAGATTCGGTACCGCCAGATGCCTGATTTTCCCGTCGGGTCAGGTGTGGCGCTGCTGTTTTCTTTCAGCGGTCTGATCTCGATTTCGGCAAGACGCTGCCAGAGAAATGCATACTTTCTCTGCGTGTCTTTCCACAACCGTATTATGTCACTTTTTGGCGACGCCTGCGCAGTCATCGATTCGGTGCGAAAAGTCAAGTAGAAAATGACTTTGTCAGGCGTGAGGTCTTTGTGCAGGTAAGCGGCGTTTTCGACGATGGTTGATCCGGCTGCATCTTTTTCTGCGATACCCGCACCTTCGTTCTGCAGGTGCTCGAGCAGGCGCTCAGTGATCGAGATCGTGATGCGGCGGCCCGGCAGCACCGTCGCTTTCGCCGTCGCGATACGCGAATTGAGCAGCAGCGCATCGCGAATTTCATCGGAACTCACGCCGTCTTTGGCGGCGCGCAGAAGGTAGAGCACGACTTCCTGGATATCTTTTTCGCTCAGTACCCGGTTGCCTTCAACCTGAATCTGCCAGTCGCCGCTGCCGCTGTGGCGCTTGAAGATGAACCAGCCGAGCAGAATGCCGCCGAGCGCGAAGAGGGCGAGACCCGTGAAAAGCAGACGTTTTTGCCAGGTCATAGATCTTTGTTTGATCCGGGAACATCCTGTTCTTCGGTCGTCGCCCGGACTGACATCCTGTCAGGCGCCGACCCGAGAACATCCTGTTCTTCGGAAAAATTTCGGTTCCATTCGCTGATGAGTTCCCAGATTGTCACAAACATCGTCACAATGAAGGGTCCGAGAATGAGCCCTTTGACGCCAAACGCGTTCAGGCCGCCGACGATTGCCAGAAACAGAAAAAGGGGATGCAGATTCAGGTCGCGGTCAAGCAGCACGGGCTTCAGTAAATTTTCGAGCAAGAAATAAAACACCAGGCAGGTGACAGCCATCGTCAATGCCATTGTCTGGTGGTCGTGCGTATAGAGATAGACAGCACCGGGCAGCCAGACCACCGCCGTGCCGATCACGGGTATTAACGCAAACGGCGCTGCGATTGCGCCCCAAAGCAGCGGCGTGCTGAGGTCGCATAACCAGAAAACGATGCCGATGACGGCACCTTGCGCAATCGACACCAGCAGGTTTCCCTTCACCACAGCATCGAATATTTGCACCATGCGGTCGCCGATATGCTTTTCGATTTTATCAGGAAAAGGCAGGTTGCGGTAAACGGTCATGCCGATGCGGTCGACGCTGCGAAACAAAAAGAATAAAATGAAAAGGGCAAAGGTGAAATCGACGAAAAACTTCATGCCCGTGAGGGCCCATGTCCAGCCGCGGCGCAGGGTTTCGAGCTGGTTGTTGCGCACGACTTCAAGAAACTGCAGGCGGTACGCGAGCAATTGTTCGGCGCTGATGTCGAGCTGGCCCTGTATCCACGGGTTGTTGCGGTGAATCTCGAATAGTTTTTCGGGTGTGAACCATTCGCGCGCAAGTTCTGATGCATGGCGTGCTTCGGTAACCAGGGCGATGCCCAGGAAAATCGCTGGCAAAATCAGCACGAGAATGACGCTCACTGTCGAAATCGCCGCTGCGCGCGTGCGGCGCCCGTGCATTTTGTTCAGCAGCCAGCGGTGCGGTGTTCTAAAGAGAATGAAGAGGATTCCTGAAATAAAAAACGCATAGATATAGCTGTAATAGACGAAACTGACTAGGCCGAGCAGAAAAAGAAACAGGCCAAAAAAAACATAGGGAAGAAAACGGTGAAAGTCGAGAAAGCTGTAGCTGCGGTCGAGCTTCACGTTCGGCTGTGGTTGTTTCTCCCTCATCGGTTATGGGTTTTTTCCGCGTTCGTAATCCACCTCTGATCTGCCGATGCGAATCAGATAGTTGTCTGCGTAAGGTAACTTGCTGATATCAACTGACACAACTTCAGATTTCGCCGCGCGCTCAAACTGCAACAGCGCGCCCGAAGTCTGTTCAAGTCGGGTCGTCAGCGTGAAGTCATGTTTCGCGAGAGTCTTTTTGTAATAATCGGTGATCGTGGCAAGCGGGTGGTTCGTCTTCTGCAGAATGCGGTTCTCAACGCGGTAAATTTCAGCCTGCGGATAAAGCAGCGACAGGTTGCGAAGGAACTCCGGTGCGTCTGCCGCCGAACCGATCGGGGGCAGTTTGCCTGCGCCCGCAGCCGGCGCCACACTTTCTGCTGGTGCAGCGGGCTTTTCAGAGCAGGCAATCGTGTGCGCGAGCACCGCTGCAATAATGAAATGATGCCAACGAATCCCGCGCATGATGTGACATAATAAAGCCAAAGACCGGCGGCGTACACCACTATTCGGCAGAGCGATACCGGTAATGGCCTCTGATTTGAATTCTCCTTTACAGCCTGAGTTTTTAGGCCGGGGTCATGCATGGTTCTTTTATTCGGCATGCCCAATATGGGCGAAATGATCTTTCTGGTGGTGATTATTCTGCTGCTCTTTGGCGGCAAAAAATTGCCCGAGCTGGCACGCGGCCTCGGCGCCGGCATTCATGAATTTCGTCGTGGCATGAATCAGGGCAATGAGCCCGTGCAGACCACGCAGGAACATATACCCGAGCGCGACATTACTCCTGTTCAGCGCGAAGAGTCACGCAAGCCGCGGTCTCTGCCCGAACCCAAGGCGCGCGGCGGCCGCCCTTCGGCCCGCAAGACTGCGACGCGTACTAAATCCGCCACAAAGAAAAAGAAATAAATTGCGCAGTTGTCTGGCGCCCCGCGCCAGATGAATCGCGTTCGCTTTCTGCATGCAACCCGCCGAAACCAGCTCACATTCGCTCGAACGCATCGGCACGCTGCTCGAAGCGTTGCCCTACATACAGCGTTTCGCCGGCAAAACCATAGTCATCAAATATGGCGGCAACGCGATGGAAAAGGCCGACCTCAGCGACAAGTTTGCGCAAGATGTGGTGCTGCTCAAACTCTGCGGTATCGACCCCGTGATCGTTCATGGGGGTGGCCCGCAGATCAACAGCCTGCTCGCCCGCCTCGGGGTAAAATCTGAATTTGTCGACGGCCATCGGGTCACCGGTGACGCCGAAATGGAAGCGGTCGAAATGGTGCTTTCGGGCGACGTCAACAAGAAGATCGTCGCGCAGATTGCGCGTGCGGGTGGCAAAGCCGTGGGCATCTCGGGCCGTGACGGCGGCCTTGCGCGCGCTGAGCGCCATGCACTCGAAAAACACGAAGGCACAAAAACCGTTCACGTTGATCTCGGCAGAGTGGGCAACGTGAAGCCCGAGGGGGTCAACACGCAGATGCTGACCGCTCTCAAACAAGGTGGATTTATACCCGTTATAGCGCCGGTCGCTTTTGACGAAGAC
The sequence above is a segment of the Turneriella parva DSM 21527 genome. Coding sequences within it:
- a CDS encoding FtsQ-type POTRA domain-containing protein; the encoded protein is MTWQKRLLFTGLALFALGGILLGWFIFKRHSGSGDWQIQVEGNRVLSEKDIQEVVLYLLRAAKDGVSSDEIRDALLLNSRIATAKATVLPGRRITISITERLLEHLQNEGAGIAEKDAAGSTIVENAAYLHKDLTPDKVIFYLTFRTESMTAQASPKSDIIRLWKDTQRKYAFLWQRLAEIEIRPLKENSSATPDPTGKSGIWRYRIYSAGIRSCVVYEGRFSEETLRRLWAVYAYLEAKLPRSVTLVDLQENSAIIREMKQAKTTAEAGT
- a CDS encoding AI-2E family transporter, translating into MREKQPQPNVKLDRSYSFLDFHRFLPYVFFGLFLFLLGLVSFVYYSYIYAFFISGILFILFRTPHRWLLNKMHGRRTRAAAISTVSVILVLILPAIFLGIALVTEARHASELAREWFTPEKLFEIHRNNPWIQGQLDISAEQLLAYRLQFLEVVRNNQLETLRRGWTWALTGMKFFVDFTFALFILFFLFRSVDRIGMTVYRNLPFPDKIEKHIGDRMVQIFDAVVKGNLLVSIAQGAVIGIVFWLCDLSTPLLWGAIAAPFALIPVIGTAVVWLPGAVYLYTHDHQTMALTMAVTCLVFYFLLENLLKPVLLDRDLNLHPLFLFLAIVGGLNAFGVKGLILGPFIVTMFVTIWELISEWNRNFSEEQDVLGSAPDRMSVRATTEEQDVPGSNKDL
- a CDS encoding Sec-independent protein translocase subunit TatA/TatB, producing the protein MVLLFGMPNMGEMIFLVVIILLLFGGKKLPELARGLGAGIHEFRRGMNQGNEPVQTTQEHIPERDITPVQREESRKPRSLPEPKARGGRPSARKTATRTKSATKKKK
- the argB gene encoding acetylglutamate kinase, whose translation is MQPAETSSHSLERIGTLLEALPYIQRFAGKTIVIKYGGNAMEKADLSDKFAQDVVLLKLCGIDPVIVHGGGPQINSLLARLGVKSEFVDGHRVTGDAEMEAVEMVLSGDVNKKIVAQIARAGGKAVGISGRDGGLARAERHALEKHEGTKTVHVDLGRVGNVKPEGVNTQMLTALKQGGFIPVIAPVAFDEDGNSLNVNADTMAGAIASALGAEKLLLLTDTSGVMHEGKTLTRLTPADVERLKNEAVISGGMIPKTDCAVSAVEHGVTAAHIIDGRVPHALLLEIFTDTGVGTMILR